A DNA window from Hydractinia symbiolongicarpus strain clone_291-10 chromosome 6, HSymV2.1, whole genome shotgun sequence contains the following coding sequences:
- the LOC130646951 gene encoding uncharacterized protein LOC130646951: MSNNTSLTDEEENGVRLQLLLGLATSTLQRYFHSYYPPNPIELYRALKAMTVYSKLNKLRSRKVITYPQWCVLFPQAKQTDSKQFDITLLFVLLVEICDIKPPEKGWYNNPPSTDTSDAAFIVRVKRNRDELKHYPGLNISSNEFNALWQELSEALLHLKCASTDINDIKRKHLDKKLLNKYQTATDANLRLQYNLQKLLREKQKLQNAVENGVSYGVLPNVPSHVVREEDVQSVHEEMLRMDRSKIAFVITGLGGVGKTELARYYCHEYAATCYENNVIWINAETRYTLQSSIQSIAECIQAPTKDYNGEEIQSAALLHRVYQFFGERSALFVFDNANDYSFMEEYFKIGSPNDSIKILITSQFTHWGERFVKYALDVLPLHAAEKFVSGRLLEAHVLTDQNCKEICHLVQRLPLGLQQCVSYIVKNNMRVDAYIELFREYNTELLSEPGDDVCYQKTVLTTWKMALEKLKQNNTSLALDIIICLSFLDGKNIDQQLVNRVFNSNLIAVNKAVRELCSYSLVNSYCHNGRSFLTVHSLVQKSIQIAFSESDQFEIDSYLFRFLESIFNPGKVNMQHFNYGSLWRHHLLHIVTNFKKKTQVMCEILKHLQILLPAFYNTLKFSELLTLLGALYDSLKDEYASTDPALVELTKQKNEVIDVLKKFEEFQNAISSLQGKKQDHAKYHSIALSLSKLEKEFTSSNLLMAIRKFKKNELEDALHYFQKAKDEETSLMRECIDFWIARCLSCLGESEEALDMFTKIHHIFRKTFGGSHCFLLLCEMAEVFCIMQQGDYVNACNISEMNLPCFEEDYGYEHPVVLHSRMLQDYVRNMKVLIGYDSSVFSQSLIPEFEKMIEHFKKFRKSCPELKRIVANLEEMIIKWTAFEE; the protein is encoded by the coding sequence ATGTCGAATAATACAAGTCTGACAGACGAAGAAGAAAATGGCGTTCGACTTCAACTCCTGCTTGGTCTTGCTACGTCAACCTTGCAACGGTACTTCCATAGTTATTACCCACCCAATCCTATCGAACTTTACAGAGCGTTAAAAGCAATGACCGTCTATTCCAAATTAAACAAACTCAGGTCACGAAAGGTGATAACGTATCCACAATGGTGTGTGTTATTTCCGCAAGCAAAGCAGACGGATTCCAAACAATTTGATATTACGCTACTGTTTGTGTTGCTCGTGGAAATTTGTGACATTAAACCCCCTGAAAAAGGTTGGTATAACAACCCCCCGTCTACAGACACTTCAGATGCAGCATTTATTGTTCGAGTGAAAAGGAATCGAGATGAACTAAAACACTACCCCGGGTTAAACATTTCAAGCAATGAATTCAATGCTCTTTGGCAAGAACTCAGTGAAGCTTTGTTACATTTGAAATGTGCATCTACCGATATTAACGACATCAAGCGAAAACACCTcgataaaaaattgttaaataaatatCAAACAGCCACCGATGCTAATCTGAGGCTTCAATAtaatttacaaaaacttttacGCGAAAAACAGAAACTCCAAAATGCAGTGGAAAACGGCGTTTCATATGGCGTGTTACCTAACGTTCCGTCGCACGTTGTTCGCGAGGAGGATGTTCAGAGTGTGCATGAAGAAATGTTGAGAATGGATcgttcaaaaattgcatttgtcaTCACTGGTCTCGGTGGTGTTGGGAAAACTGAATTAGCGAGGTATTACTGTCACGAATATGCCGCTACTTGTTACGAGAATAACGTCATATGGATTAACGCCGAAACGCGATATACGCTTCAATCGTCGATACAGAGCATTGCGGAATGCATTCAAGCCCCAACAAAAGACTACAACGGAGAAGAGATTCAATCTGCTGCGCTCCTTCATCGAGTCTATCAGTTTTTTGGTGAGCGAAGCGCTTTGTTTGTGTTTGATAACGCGAACGATTACAGTTTTATGGAGGAGTATTTCAAGATTGGTTCGCCGAATGATTCCATAAAGATCCTGATCACATCCCAATTCACTCACTGGGGTGAACGCTTTGTGAAGTACGCCCTGGATGTTCTTCCACTTCATGCAGCTGAAAAGTTCGTAAGTGGTAGACTATTAGAAGCGCATGTCCTTACAGATCAAAATTGCAAAGAAATTTGTCATCTGGTGCAACGTTTGCCACTAGGACTACAACAATGCGTCTCGTATATCGTCAAAAATAACATGCGTGTGGATGCATACATCGAGTTGTTTCGTGAGTACAACACAGAGTTGCTTTCCGAACCTGGTGATGACGTCTGCTATCAGAAGACTGTTTTAACCACCTGGAAAATGGCCCTAGAAAAGCTGAAGCAAAACAACACATCCCTTGCTCTTGACATTATCATTTGCTTGTCTTTTCTTGATGGGAAAAATATCGACCAGCAATTAGTGAATCGAGTATTTAACTCCAATCTTATTGCGGTAAACAAGGCAGTACGAGAATTATGTTCGTACTCTCTCGTGAATTCCTATTGTCATAATGGAAGATCATTTCTAACAGTACACAGTTTAGTACAAAAGTCGATTCAGATTGCATTTTCAGAATCCGACCAATTCGAAATCGATTCTTATTTGTTTCGATTTTTAGAGTCGATTTTTAATCCTGGAAAAGTGAACATGCAGCATTTCAACTATGGCAGCTTGTGGAGACATCACTTACTGCATATTGTGACAAATTTCAAAAAGAAGACCCAAGTCATGTGTGAGATtttgaaacatcttcaaatCTTGCTTCCGGCATTCTACAACACTTTAAAATTTTCCGAATTGCTAACACTTCTTGGCGCGTTGTATGACTCCTTGAAAGATGAATATGCAAGCACTGATCCAGCTCTTGTTGAATtgacaaaacaaaagaatgaagtCATTGATGTGCTGAAGAAATTTGAAGAATTTCAAAACGCAATATCGAGCCTTCAAGGTAAGAAGCAAGATCACGCTAAGTATCATTCAATTGCATTATCACTTTCGAAGTTAGAGAAAGAATTCACCTCTTCCAACTTGCTCATGGCGATACGTAAATTCAAAAAAAACGAATTAGAGGATGCCTTGCATTATTTCCAGAAAGCGAAAGATGAAGAAACCTCATTGATGCGTGAGTGTATTGATTTTTGGATTGCTAGATGCTTGAGCTGTTTGGGTGAAAGTGAGGAAGCTCTCGACATGTTTACAAAAATTCATCACATTTTTAGAAAGACATTTGGTGGCAGCCattgttttcttttgctttGTGAAATGGCGGAGGTGTTTTGTATTATGCAGCAAGGCGATTATGTGAATGCGTGTAATATCAGTGAAATGAATCTGCCTTGTTTTGAAGAGGATTATGGGTACGAACATCCAGTTGTGTTGCACAGTAGAATGCTACAAGATTATGTGCGAAACATGAAAGTGTTGATTGGTTACGATTCGAGTGTCTTTTCTCAATCGTTAATTCCAGAGTTCGAAAAAATGATCgaacatttcaaaaaatttcgaaaGTCCTGTCCAGAATTAAAAAGGATTGTTGCGAATTTGGAGGAGATGATTATAAAGTGGACAGCGTTTGAAGAATAA
- the LOC130646950 gene encoding meckelin-like, which yields MAFFIITCISIFRLTMNIVNIISTLSVTYIVSGTVIIPLSDPTKCADTQYFQFSSLQCIECGVNQIKSKESLACACQNGYKFQENRGGPTITCQACGNQEVTSHDGWDCIKCQSGGYDPGTRTCRGCSAGQIAVQRQEDGTFYADQRQQCLTCQQETHPGTSERVCKPCSQNVIRITTSLGITPRCVCPVGIRPGGVTISEKAGVCFSSATTTLVTDPILSPSPASKAYYEDRLIASQALCKQDQNFTACQMLANLCVMHMYLEDNFQNPRLATTDACKEYRLILNSYTGTLVNPDWPSTMAWLFYISDSSLEVLDKTDITMKFERGQKITFVFVSYAANGTFLGIHNDSSILHMCSVLDDISKNANLFTTTYKSECKMNLMKLFNSYQTIFYDIYLLLNDGNLYPVPVLVENLKFGGNNVNQDSDRSNWRLARRFFLVDNLSGRAEEGSTVLQHEIKYANSIELLYRLRGDGQIYPPLLKINYVTANVNPNFPSGDAALSFRVTYEMNVDDIKRNIEIAVGVLSVLGIIYAVIRIMSWRRRQGTLMLDCNSLIIFLIFLFSALTFVFVAVLMGTCVQWLFFFKQQTTVIRFLPTDAQQGIIKGLFIAAFVMKTIDVCYILFSQIYVDIFFVDWERPRGAVSMTSESGNKSISTPVSVMRTLFVANEWREIQTIRRIKPTLQIILVLFFFKVAGFEHWTTTDPTNRLSVDSAVDYVGDVNFCLRLAVVSLLYVVIAVVQWLLFGFFYERFVGDAIGDFIDFCSMSNISVFLISQVHYGYYIHGRSVHGRSDTSLHELYEQFQREEENLCGKRGLEANTEMQTFEIALTTKFRNEYAKIVQPLLTRDIQQGRRGQTPARQNPGLPGSTLSPPLEQSVMAYSNMNRYLSSFVEHAIRDNDYMVKDKFLLERLLQNELQPPLDKSIFYNDEGRSFTNILLYGQEWSLLIFNLLFIIMMDWITSWNFVSAAVCAYFVDVVIVTVRDSFGKKNLANKTMVDERFLI from the exons AtggctttttttattataacatgCATTTCAATTTTTAGATTAACCATGAACATAGTAAATATAATATCAACGCTCTCTGTTACTTATATCGTAAGTGGAACAGTCATCATTCCCCTCTCAGATCCCACAAAATGCGCTGATAcacaatattttcaattttcaagtCTTCAGTGTATTGAATGTGGAGTAAATCAAATTAAAAGCAAAGAGTCACTAGCTTGTGCCTGCCAGAATGGTTACAAGTTTCAAGAAAATCGTGGAGGACCAACAATCACTTGCCAAGCTTGTGGTAACCAAGAAGTGACTTCTCATGATGGATGGGATTGTATTAAATGTCAAAGTGGTGGTTACGATCCTGGGACAAGGACATGTAGGGGATGTTCTGCTGGTCAAATAGCTGTTCAACGACAAGAAGATGGTACATTTTATGCTGATCAACGTCAGCAATGTTTAACATGTCAACAAGAAACTCACCCTGGTACATCTGAAAGAGTTTGTAAACCCTGCAGTCAGAATGTCATCCGCATAACAACTTCCTTAGGAATTACACCTCGCTGTGTTTGTCCAGTTGGTATAAGACCTG GTGGAGTAACGATCAGTGAAAAAGCTGGTGTTTGTTTTTCATCTGCTACAACTACCCTTGTCACCGATCCAATATTAAGTCCGTCACCTGCCAGCAAAGCTTACTATGAAGATCGTCTGATTGCATCGCAAGCTCTCTGCAAACAAGACCAAAATTTTACAGCTTGTCAAATGCTTGCCAATCTTTGTGTCATGCATATGTATCTGGAAGACAATTTTCAAAATCCAAGACTTGCTACCACAGATGCTTGTAAGGAATACCGTCTTATTTTGAATTCGTATACCGGCACTTTAGTTAATCCCGATTGGCCATCCACAATGGCGTGGTTATTTTACATCTCTGACAGTTCACTTGAGGTATTGGATAAAACTGATATTACCATGAAGTTCGAGAGGGGTCAAAAAATCACCTTTGTTTTCGTATCTTATGCTGCAAATGGGACATTTCTTGGAATTCATAACGATTCATCTATTTTACACATGTGTTCTGTATTAGATGATATCTCCAAAAATGCAAACCTATTTACAACCACCTATAAATCAGAATGTAAAATGAATCTTATGAAATTGTTTAATTCATATCAGACCatattttatgatatatatttaCTCCTCAATGATGGGAACTTGTATCCTGTGCCTGTATTAGTGGAAAATTTAAAGTTTGGTGGGAATAATGTTAATCAAGATTCTGATAGGTCAAACTGGAGATTGGCAAGGCGTTTCTTTTTGGTTGATAATTTAAGTGGACGTGCCGAGGAAGGAAGTACTGTTTTACAGCATGAGATCAAATACGCAAACAGCATCGAATTATTGTATCGATTGAGAGGTGATGGACAAATCTATCCACCATTACTTAAAATTAATTATGTCACTGCAAATGTGAACCCGAACTTTCCTTCTGGTGATGCTGCGTTAAGTTTTCGAGTGACATATGAAATGAATGTTGATGATATTAAAAGAAATATAGAG ATTGCAGTTGGTGTCCTTTCAGTTCTTGGTATTATCTACGCTGTCATCAGAATTATGAGTTGGAGACGACGACAGGGAACGCTCATGTTAGATTGCAACAGCCTTATTATCTTTCTCATTTTCCTTTTTAGTGCTTTGACGTTCGTATTTGTAGCTGTTCTGATGGGTACTTGCGTGCAGTGGttgttcttttttaaacaacagaCCACTGTCATACGCTTCCTACCGACTGATGCACAACAGGGCATCATTAAAGGCTTGTTTATTGCTGCTTTCGTCATGAAAACGATTGATGTTTGTTATATATTATTTAGTCAAATTTATGTTGATATATTTTTTGTGGACTGGGAGCGACCACGTGGTGCAGTAAGCATGACGTCAGAGAGCGGCAACAAAAGTATAAGTACGCCCGTCAGCGTCATGAGAACACTTTTCGTTGCAAATGAATGGCGTGAAATTCAAACTATTCGTCGTATAAAACCAACCCTGCAAATTATCCTGGTCTTGTTTTTCTTCAAAGTTGCAGGGTTTGAACACTGGACGACCACCGATCCTACTAATCGACTTTCAGTTGACAGTGCAGTGGATTATGTAGGCGatgttaatttttgtttacgttTGGCTGTTGTGAGTTTATTGTACGTTGTTATTGCCGTCGTGCAATGGTTGTTGTTCGGCTTCTTCTATGAACGCTTTGTTGGCGATGCCATCGGTGATTTTATTGATTTCTGTTCCATGAGCAACATTAGTGTGTTTTTAATATCGCAAGTACATTATGGGTATTATATTCATGGTCGGTCCGTTCACGGACGTTCTGATACGAGTTTGCACGAGTTGTATGAACAGTTTCAACGTGAAGAGGAAAATTTATGTGGTAAAAGAGGTTTGGAAGCGAACACAGAGATGCAAACATTTGAGATAGCCCTTACGACGAAGTTTCGTAATGAATACGCGAAAATCGTTCAGCCTTTGCTTACAAGAGACATACAGCAAGGAAGACGTGGTCAAACTCCAGCTAGACAAAACCCAG GACTTCCAGGCAGTACTCTTTCTCCTCCTTTGGAACAAAGTGTGATGGCGTACAGCAATATGAATcgatatttatcttcatttgtGGAGCATGCAATTCGTGACAACGATTACATGGTGAAGGATAAATTTTTGTTGGAACGTTTGTTACAAAATGAATTGCAACCGCCATTAGATAAAA GTATATTCTACAATGACGAGGGACGTTCATTCACCAACATACTGCTCTATGGACAGGAGTGGAGtctgttaatttttaatttattatttattatcatGATGGATTGGATCACATCGTGGAACTTTGTTTCGGCTGCCGTGTGTGCGTACtttgttgacgttgttatagTAACTGTTCGAGATTCGTTTGGTAAAAAGAACCTGGCAAACAAGACGATGGTGGATGAGAGATTTTTgatttag